Proteins encoded together in one Oreochromis aureus strain Israel breed Guangdong linkage group 23, ZZ_aureus, whole genome shotgun sequence window:
- the LOC116323120 gene encoding uncharacterized protein LOC116323120 isoform X2, protein MTVQKLCFVLLLPILVCSSHEEMLVKKAGKEQDVTPICSNETLNVIMLIVCKISTQRSRGAGCSLLYRHGHNFEHECDSRFTLMKENGTVFLHLTNLTREDSGNYTCECVHTGGTYKLHLNVAVEAGVVIVTGVNLAFIYWLRSRGCRSQSETVEISVRKTSSSVYDNDLGDQYRSIRQPGNDLYQNITSVRYQRNIRTHAARRAENACKDNLEMDQVSNDYENI, encoded by the exons ATGACTGTACAGAAACTTTGCTTTGTCCTGCTTCTGCCTATACTTGTGTGTTCCAGCCATGAAG AGATGCTTGTGAAGAAGGCTGGGAAGGAACAAGATGTTACTCCAATATGCAGCAACGAAACGCTGAACGTTATCATGCTGATAGTGTGTAAGATCAGCAcacagaggagcagaggagcaggGTGCAGTCTGCTGTATCGACATGGACACAACTTTGAGCATGAATGTGACTCCAGGTTCACACTGATGAAAGAAAACGGGACTGTATTTCTCCACCTGACAAATTTAACACGAGAAGATAGTGGGAACTACACCTGTGAGTGTGTACACACTGGAGGAACATATAAGCTCCATCTCAATGTTGCTGTGGAAG CAGGAGTCGTCATTGTAACTGGGGTTAACCTGGCATTTATCTACTGGTTGAGAAGTCGTGG TTGCCGTTCACAGTCAGAAACAGTTGAAATATCTGTCCGTAAAACTTCATCTTCTGTG TATGACAATGACCTGGGGGACCAGTACAGAAGCATTCGGCAGCCAGGAAATGATCTCTATCAAAATATCACCTCAGTCCGCTATCAGCGTAACATCAGGACACATGCAGCAAGACGTGCTGAAAATGCCTGCAAGGATAATCTGGAAATGGATCAGGTGTCTAATGACTACGAAAACATTTGA
- the LOC116323120 gene encoding uncharacterized protein LOC116323120 isoform X1, which translates to MTVQKLCFVLLLPILVCSSHEEMLVKKAGKEQDVTPICSNETLNVIMLIVCKISTQRSRGAGCSLLYRHGHNFEHECDSRFTLMKENGTVFLHLTNLTREDSGNYTCECVHTGGTYKLHLNVAVEVPISEEEENINSTDMSISLYLITAAGVVIVTGVNLAFIYWLRSRGCRSQSETVEISVRKTSSSVYDNDLGDQYRSIRQPGNDLYQNITSVRYQRNIRTHAARRAENACKDNLEMDQVSNDYENI; encoded by the exons ATGACTGTACAGAAACTTTGCTTTGTCCTGCTTCTGCCTATACTTGTGTGTTCCAGCCATGAAG AGATGCTTGTGAAGAAGGCTGGGAAGGAACAAGATGTTACTCCAATATGCAGCAACGAAACGCTGAACGTTATCATGCTGATAGTGTGTAAGATCAGCAcacagaggagcagaggagcaggGTGCAGTCTGCTGTATCGACATGGACACAACTTTGAGCATGAATGTGACTCCAGGTTCACACTGATGAAAGAAAACGGGACTGTATTTCTCCACCTGACAAATTTAACACGAGAAGATAGTGGGAACTACACCTGTGAGTGTGTACACACTGGAGGAACATATAAGCTCCATCTCAATGTTGCTGTGGAAG TACCAATctcagaggaggaagagaacaTCAATTCAACAGACATGTCTATTTCACTTTATTTGATCACTGCAGCAGGAGTCGTCATTGTAACTGGGGTTAACCTGGCATTTATCTACTGGTTGAGAAGTCGTGG TTGCCGTTCACAGTCAGAAACAGTTGAAATATCTGTCCGTAAAACTTCATCTTCTGTG TATGACAATGACCTGGGGGACCAGTACAGAAGCATTCGGCAGCCAGGAAATGATCTCTATCAAAATATCACCTCAGTCCGCTATCAGCGTAACATCAGGACACATGCAGCAAGACGTGCTGAAAATGCCTGCAAGGATAATCTGGAAATGGATCAGGTGTCTAATGACTACGAAAACATTTGA